The following proteins are co-located in the Tripterygium wilfordii isolate XIE 37 chromosome 2, ASM1340144v1, whole genome shotgun sequence genome:
- the LOC119980476 gene encoding uncharacterized protein LOC119980476, whose protein sequence is MTSAQSSESLAAGHRMIMELEERYQAMITGLNTFIANIAAAAYPNVELPPGLVHSPMTNSGSPQDASSAPRVNVQRSFTATNIMDQHNEEGNEVEQGDHDQVGQDNI, encoded by the exons atgaCAAGTGCACAATCCTCTGAAAGCTTGGCTGCTGGACATAGAATGATAATGGAGCTTGAGGAAAGGTATCAGGCAATGATCACTGGTTTGAATACTTTCATTGCAAATATAGCAGCAGCAGCTTATCCCAATGTGGAACTACCTCCTGGATTGGTTCATTCTCCTATGACTAACAGCGGCTCACCTCAAGATGCTTCAAGTGCTCCTCGTGTCAACGTCCAACGATCTTTCACGGCTACAAATATCATGGATCAG CACAATGAAGAGGGAAATGAAGTTGAGCAAGGAGATCATGATCAAGTTGGACAAGACAATATCTGA